In the genome of Nisaea sediminum, one region contains:
- the phnC gene encoding phosphonate ABC transporter ATP-binding protein: MIEFKNVTKAFGNMVAVNSVTFNVDKPQMIGVIGRSGAGKSTFLRLFNRLTPATSGQIFVEGTDVLGLKGNAKRRWQKDCAMIFQQFNLVPRLDVVTNVMLGRLNQHGTLRSMFKIFSQQDIDDALAALDRLGLAERALQRVETLSGGQQQRVAIARGLMQQPKIILADEPIASLDPLSAEVVMSSLREIHDRDGITVMCNLHTLDTARSYCDRVIGMAEGRVVFDGPADALTPEAAREIYGAEEGLNEAVTSTSISTSGASRRARSNPSAAGQGAQVAEANAATA, translated from the coding sequence ATGATCGAATTCAAGAACGTCACCAAGGCTTTCGGAAACATGGTCGCGGTTAATTCCGTGACCTTCAATGTCGACAAGCCGCAGATGATCGGCGTGATCGGACGCTCCGGCGCAGGTAAATCCACCTTCCTCAGGCTGTTCAATCGCCTGACGCCCGCGACGTCGGGACAGATCTTCGTCGAGGGTACCGACGTGCTCGGTCTGAAAGGCAACGCGAAGCGGCGTTGGCAGAAGGACTGCGCGATGATCTTCCAGCAGTTCAACCTGGTGCCGCGCCTCGATGTCGTGACCAACGTCATGCTCGGCCGGCTGAACCAGCACGGCACGCTGCGCTCAATGTTCAAGATTTTCTCCCAGCAGGATATCGACGACGCTCTCGCGGCCCTGGACCGGCTCGGCCTCGCGGAGCGCGCGCTGCAGCGGGTCGAGACCCTTTCGGGCGGCCAGCAGCAGCGTGTCGCTATTGCCCGCGGCCTGATGCAGCAACCGAAGATCATCCTCGCCGACGAGCCGATCGCCTCGCTCGACCCGCTGAGCGCCGAGGTGGTGATGAGCTCGCTGCGCGAAATCCACGATCGTGACGGCATCACCGTGATGTGCAACCTGCACACGCTCGACACCGCGCGCAGCTATTGCGACCGGGTGATCGGCATGGCCGAGGGTCGCGTCGTGTTCGACGGCCCGGCGGATGCGCTGACGCCGGAGGCCGCGCGCGAGATCTACGGTGCCGAGGAAGGCCTCAACGAGGCCGTGACCTCGACCAGCATTTCCACCAGCGGCGCGTCCCGGCGCGCCCGATCCAATCCCTCAGCGGCGGGCCAGGGGGCCCAGGTTGCTGAGGCGAATGCCGCCACGGCGTGA
- a CDS encoding phosphate/phosphite/phosphonate ABC transporter substrate-binding protein — MRQAFKRAMSAAAALGAVAGLMLSGPAPAAEGLKIGILGGMSVENGFSAQKCLMQELANGLGVPVTVNAFASGKQLQDALAAGEVDLASLSPRAYSAVWRSSAAAVQPVLAPLGRGGAKGYRAVMLARSGSDLSSLDAVKGKEIGFAGQISLPGYFVPSVALARDGFKTESDVATIQFSGGHQANLTALESGAIDAAVTWVSDGGEAEAGPLARFERQAGGSLSEIWRSNLVPNGPLVLRKALSEAVKQSITVRLLDLGKRAPDCLAAAFGRPITGLFPVAHADYETFIEADHKRLSLSVASN, encoded by the coding sequence ATGCGACAGGCATTCAAGCGTGCGATGTCGGCGGCTGCGGCACTCGGTGCGGTTGCCGGACTGATGCTCTCCGGACCGGCGCCGGCCGCCGAAGGTCTGAAGATCGGCATTCTGGGCGGGATGTCCGTGGAAAACGGCTTCAGCGCGCAGAAATGCCTGATGCAGGAGCTCGCCAACGGACTGGGCGTGCCGGTTACCGTCAATGCATTCGCCTCTGGAAAGCAGTTGCAGGATGCGCTGGCCGCTGGAGAAGTCGATCTCGCCTCGCTCTCCCCGCGCGCTTACAGCGCGGTCTGGCGCAGCAGTGCCGCGGCGGTCCAGCCCGTGCTGGCCCCGCTCGGACGCGGCGGGGCGAAAGGCTACCGCGCCGTCATGCTGGCGCGCTCGGGGTCGGATCTGTCCTCGCTCGACGCCGTCAAAGGCAAGGAAATCGGTTTCGCCGGTCAGATCTCGCTGCCCGGATACTTCGTTCCGTCCGTCGCGCTCGCGCGGGACGGCTTCAAGACCGAGAGCGATGTAGCGACAATTCAGTTCAGCGGCGGTCACCAGGCCAATCTGACGGCTCTCGAAAGCGGCGCGATCGACGCCGCGGTGACATGGGTGTCCGACGGCGGTGAGGCCGAAGCAGGACCGCTTGCCCGGTTCGAGCGGCAGGCGGGCGGATCGCTCTCCGAAATATGGCGCTCGAACCTGGTGCCGAACGGACCCCTGGTGTTGCGCAAGGCGCTGTCCGAAGCGGTCAAGCAGAGCATCACCGTCCGGCTTCTCGATCTCGGCAAGCGTGCGCCGGATTGCCTCGCCGCGGCCTTCGGGCGCCCGATCACGGGGCTTTTCCCGGTCGCGCACGCCGATTACGAGACCTTTATCGAGGCCGACCACAAGCGCCTCTCGCTTTCCGTCGCGAGCAACTGA
- a CDS encoding LysR family transcriptional regulator has product MDSIGQMRFFAAVAATMSFSKAAERLGTSAQNVSKNIRALEDELGVLLLNRTTRVVTLTESGRAFLPRCNRLVEDYDELRAVMRDEGGSPAGNLVVTAPLTFGETHLLGAVEKYLAANPRVTLDLRLTDQHLSLIDEGIDLSIRIGRLQDSTLIARRLGETRLIACATPSYLQARGVPEHPRDLAGHRCIFDTNRRTPGQWIFRDGAETLTVTVNHRVRVNGASAVRQLILSGEGIGIVPSYIVDEDIRRGDLKPVLESYEGERLPISALYLANRHLSRKVRAFIEIAEAEIKACPDWNAV; this is encoded by the coding sequence ATGGATTCGATCGGACAGATGCGCTTCTTCGCCGCGGTCGCGGCGACAATGTCCTTTTCCAAGGCCGCGGAGCGCCTCGGGACGAGCGCGCAGAATGTGAGCAAGAACATCCGGGCGCTGGAAGATGAGCTCGGCGTTCTCCTGCTGAACCGGACCACGCGGGTCGTGACCCTGACCGAGAGCGGGCGCGCGTTCCTGCCGCGCTGCAACCGCCTGGTGGAGGATTACGACGAGCTTCGCGCCGTCATGCGGGACGAGGGCGGCAGCCCGGCCGGCAACCTGGTGGTGACCGCGCCCCTGACCTTCGGCGAGACCCATCTCCTCGGCGCGGTGGAAAAATACCTCGCCGCCAATCCGAGGGTGACACTCGACCTGCGCCTCACGGACCAGCATCTTTCCCTGATCGACGAGGGCATCGATCTCTCCATCCGCATCGGAAGGCTGCAGGATTCGACCCTGATCGCGCGGCGGCTGGGGGAAACCCGTTTGATCGCCTGCGCGACACCGTCCTATTTGCAGGCGCGCGGCGTTCCGGAGCATCCGCGCGATCTTGCAGGCCACCGCTGCATCTTCGACACCAACCGTCGCACCCCCGGGCAGTGGATCTTCCGCGATGGGGCCGAGACCCTCACCGTGACCGTCAATCACCGGGTGCGCGTTAACGGTGCGTCGGCCGTCCGTCAGTTGATCCTCTCCGGGGAGGGGATCGGCATCGTCCCGAGCTACATCGTCGACGAGGATATCCGACGCGGCGACCTGAAGCCCGTTCTCGAATCCTATGAGGGAGAGCGCCTGCCGATCTCGGCGCTTTATCTAGCCAACCGCCATCTTTCGCGGAAGGTGCGCGCCTTTATCGAGATCGCCGAGGCCGAGATCAAGGCCTGCCCCGACTGGAATGCGGTCTGA
- a CDS encoding DoxX family protein — MTNTSNADYAALLLRVSLGVLFIAHGALKLFVFTPAGTVGFFESLGLPAIFAYLTILAELGGGAALIAGFATRLVSIATLPILLGAVFMVHGANGWLYTNPNGGWEFPAFWAATLVVQALLGDGAYALKTPRLLALQPATQSE; from the coding sequence ATGACCAACACATCCAATGCGGATTATGCCGCGCTCCTTCTTCGCGTCTCTCTCGGCGTACTCTTCATCGCCCACGGCGCGCTCAAGCTCTTCGTCTTTACCCCGGCCGGCACCGTCGGCTTCTTCGAGAGCCTCGGCCTGCCCGCGATCTTCGCCTACCTGACGATCCTCGCCGAACTCGGCGGCGGCGCGGCCCTGATCGCCGGTTTCGCCACCCGTCTGGTCTCCATTGCCACCCTGCCGATCCTGCTGGGCGCGGTCTTCATGGTCCACGGCGCCAACGGCTGGCTCTACACCAATCCGAACGGCGGCTGGGAATTCCCGGCTTTCTGGGCGGCCACCCTGGTCGTGCAGGCCCTGCTCGGCGACGGCGCCTATGCACTGAAGACCCCGCGCCTGCTCGCCCTTCAGCCCGCTACCCAGAGCGAGTAA
- a CDS encoding DODA-type extradiol aromatic ring-opening family dioxygenase produces MAKQPSLFLPHGAPDLLLTEHPAKRFLAELGGRVGRPEAILVVSAHWESPRLALTSAAAPETVHDFYGFPRELYDFRYPAKTDAAVSRRTIELLADLGYAVEADAGRGFDHGAWVPLLLAFPGADIPVIQLSLLKGGTARQHFEIGEALAPLRDEGILIVGSGSVTHNLRALGPEGAPPPDWATGFDDFVSMAVEVGDWKSLMRFPDAPESARRSHPTPEHFLPFFVAAGAGKADCGARLHRSFSHSSISMSAYSFGSDRLAI; encoded by the coding sequence ATGGCAAAGCAGCCCAGCCTCTTCCTGCCGCACGGCGCGCCCGACCTGCTGCTGACCGAGCATCCCGCGAAACGCTTTCTCGCGGAGCTCGGCGGCCGGGTCGGCCGCCCGGAGGCGATCCTCGTCGTCTCGGCGCACTGGGAAAGCCCGCGACTCGCGCTGACCTCGGCCGCCGCGCCCGAGACCGTGCACGACTTCTATGGCTTCCCGCGGGAGCTCTACGACTTCCGCTACCCGGCGAAGACCGACGCGGCGGTCAGCCGCCGGACCATCGAACTGCTGGCCGATCTCGGCTACGCCGTCGAGGCGGATGCCGGCCGCGGGTTCGACCACGGGGCCTGGGTGCCGCTGCTGCTCGCCTTCCCCGGGGCCGACATCCCGGTGATCCAGCTCTCGCTGCTGAAGGGCGGCACTGCCCGGCAGCATTTCGAGATCGGCGAAGCCCTCGCCCCGCTCCGCGACGAGGGCATTCTGATCGTCGGCTCCGGCTCGGTGACGCACAATCTGCGCGCCCTCGGTCCGGAAGGCGCGCCGCCGCCGGACTGGGCCACCGGGTTCGACGATTTCGTCTCCATGGCCGTCGAAGTCGGCGACTGGAAGTCCCTCATGCGCTTCCCGGACGCGCCCGAGAGCGCAAGACGGTCCCATCCGACACCGGAGCATTTCCTGCCCTTCTTCGTCGCGGCAGGTGCCGGCAAGGCGGATTGCGGCGCACGTCTGCACCGGAGCTTCAGCCACAGCTCCATCAGCATGTCCGCATATTCCTTCGGATCGGACCGGCTCGCCATCTGA
- a CDS encoding NAD(P)-dependent oxidoreductase: MQQQEHFIQGRTLTDMEKIGFIGLGDMGGPLARNLKASGADMIVYDINPKAVATLKAKGADAAGSVAEVAKAADIVITVLPASQHVREVVLGPGGVLENAKPGTLVMDMSTIDPETTDELSRKLVEAGLAFVDSPIGRTVEFAERGESLFMVGASSNDFGRVKPSLEGMGSVIHHCGGPGTGIRTKLVNNFLAISQNQLSAEAIALATALGLELEQTLTVVNGTTATNGSLTLGWPNKVLKGDIEPGFKIDLALKDLSLIMEAAKSKKLPMMMGAAAKEALTIATTGLGMGEKDFSGLLHAQCKLGGLTPPKLKG, encoded by the coding sequence TTGCAGCAACAAGAACACTTCATTCAGGGAAGGACGCTCACAGACATGGAAAAGATCGGATTCATCGGCCTCGGCGACATGGGCGGGCCGCTCGCCCGCAATCTGAAGGCCTCCGGCGCGGACATGATCGTCTATGACATCAATCCGAAAGCAGTCGCGACGCTGAAGGCCAAGGGCGCAGACGCCGCCGGCTCCGTAGCAGAGGTGGCGAAAGCGGCGGATATCGTCATCACCGTGCTGCCGGCCTCGCAGCATGTCCGCGAAGTGGTGCTCGGTCCGGGCGGCGTGCTCGAGAACGCCAAGCCAGGCACGCTGGTGATGGATATGAGCACGATCGACCCCGAGACCACGGACGAGCTTTCGAGGAAACTGGTCGAGGCCGGGCTCGCCTTCGTCGACTCCCCGATCGGCCGCACCGTCGAGTTCGCCGAGCGCGGCGAGTCGCTTTTCATGGTCGGAGCAAGCAGCAACGATTTCGGCCGGGTGAAGCCGTCGCTCGAGGGCATGGGCTCGGTCATCCACCATTGCGGCGGCCCAGGCACCGGGATCCGCACCAAGCTGGTGAACAACTTCCTCGCCATCTCGCAGAACCAGCTCAGCGCCGAGGCGATCGCGCTGGCGACCGCGCTCGGGCTCGAGCTGGAACAGACCCTGACCGTGGTGAACGGCACCACCGCCACCAACGGCTCCCTTACCCTCGGCTGGCCGAACAAGGTGCTGAAGGGCGATATCGAGCCGGGCTTCAAGATCGACCTCGCGCTGAAGGATCTCTCCCTCATCATGGAGGCTGCGAAGAGCAAGAAGCTGCCGATGATGATGGGCGCGGCGGCGAAGGAAGCCCTCACCATCGCCACCACCGGCCTCGGCATGGGCGAGAAGGACTTCTCCGGTCTGCTGCACGCCCAGTGCAAGCTCGGCGGCCTGACGCCGCCGAAGCTGAAGGGCTAG
- a CDS encoding acyl-CoA dehydrogenase family protein encodes MEFSTPPHVADLAEKTRSFIREKVIPFEKDPRWTEHGPTEDLRRELTDLGRASGVFAPHAPKEFGGLGLGHLERAFVFEEAGYSLLGPTALHCGAPDEGNTHLLEVAANPSQREQFLAPLAKGARSCFAMTEPDGAGADPSLLATTAKVDGNGYVINGRKWFITGAEGAEFVIIMAKIEGGPEDGKATMFIVPSDRAGIKLVRQMDTLDTAFAGGHWEMEFEDLKVDQSDILGEAGGGFRQAQVRLAPARLTHCMRWLGAARRAHDTALAYANRRVVFGQPLGKHEGVGFMLADNEMDIRTARLSLMQAAWLLDQGETAAEESSMAKVQCSEAIWRIVDNAVQILGGSGTSADYPVERIFREVRGFRIYDGPSEVHRWSLARKALKRVATGGH; translated from the coding sequence ATGGAATTCTCGACGCCGCCGCATGTCGCGGACCTCGCGGAAAAGACCCGGAGCTTCATCCGGGAGAAGGTGATCCCGTTCGAGAAGGATCCGCGCTGGACCGAGCACGGGCCGACGGAGGATCTCAGGCGCGAGCTGACCGATCTCGGCCGCGCCTCGGGCGTATTCGCACCGCATGCGCCGAAGGAATTCGGCGGTCTCGGTCTCGGCCACCTGGAGCGGGCCTTCGTTTTCGAGGAGGCGGGCTATTCGCTGCTCGGCCCGACAGCGCTCCATTGCGGCGCGCCGGACGAGGGCAATACGCATCTCCTGGAGGTTGCCGCCAACCCGTCCCAGCGCGAGCAGTTCCTGGCGCCGCTGGCGAAGGGTGCGCGCTCCTGCTTCGCGATGACCGAGCCGGACGGCGCCGGCGCCGATCCCTCGCTGCTGGCGACGACGGCGAAGGTGGATGGCAACGGCTATGTCATCAACGGCCGGAAATGGTTCATCACCGGGGCCGAGGGGGCCGAGTTCGTCATCATCATGGCGAAGATCGAGGGCGGCCCGGAGGACGGCAAGGCCACCATGTTCATCGTCCCGAGCGACCGCGCGGGCATCAAGCTGGTGCGCCAGATGGACACACTCGACACTGCCTTCGCCGGCGGGCACTGGGAGATGGAATTCGAGGACCTGAAGGTCGACCAGTCGGACATTCTCGGCGAGGCCGGCGGCGGCTTCCGCCAGGCCCAGGTCCGGCTCGCCCCGGCGCGGCTGACCCACTGCATGCGCTGGCTCGGCGCCGCCCGCCGGGCGCACGACACCGCGCTCGCCTATGCCAACAGACGCGTCGTCTTCGGCCAGCCGCTCGGCAAGCACGAGGGCGTCGGCTTCATGCTGGCGGACAACGAGATGGACATCCGCACGGCCCGGCTTTCCCTGATGCAGGCCGCCTGGCTGCTGGACCAGGGAGAGACCGCGGCCGAGGAAAGCTCCATGGCCAAGGTCCAGTGCTCGGAAGCGATCTGGCGCATCGTCGACAATGCGGTGCAGATCCTCGGCGGCTCCGGCACCAGCGCCGATTATCCCGTCGAACGGATCTTCCGAGAGGTCCGCGGCTTCCGGATCTATGACGGCCCGTCGGAAGTCCACCGCTGGTCGCTCGCCCGCAAGGCTCTCAAGCGGGTGGCAACCGGCGGCCACTGA